The following are encoded together in the Terriglobia bacterium genome:
- a CDS encoding Maf family protein, with product MKQPLILASASPRRQELLRQAGIMFEVDPAHIAEDQKPGEEPLAYALRLAEEKARAVAIRHPGRYVLGADTIVVVDSEVLGKPLDQADAARMLRKLSGRTHEVTTAVSLISPSQILPGVIAPSRASPSESGAPAKADTRSCTTRVFFRKIAEEEIQKYVAGGEPMDKAGAYAIQGGAAQWADRMEGEYSNVVGLPLQLIAEMLRAGGLA from the coding sequence ATGAAGCAGCCGCTCATCCTCGCATCAGCTTCTCCGCGCCGGCAGGAACTGTTGCGCCAAGCCGGAATTATGTTCGAAGTGGACCCGGCGCACATCGCCGAAGACCAGAAGCCGGGCGAGGAGCCGCTGGCTTATGCGCTGCGGCTGGCGGAAGAGAAAGCGCGGGCCGTCGCCATCCGGCATCCGGGCCGCTACGTGCTCGGCGCGGACACGATTGTAGTTGTGGATTCGGAAGTCCTGGGGAAGCCGCTGGACCAGGCTGACGCCGCGCGCATGCTGCGAAAGCTTTCAGGCCGCACACATGAGGTGACCACCGCGGTGAGCCTGATTTCGCCAAGCCAGATTTTGCCGGGCGTGATTGCGCCCAGTCGCGCCTCGCCGAGCGAGAGCGGCGCGCCGGCAAAAGCCGACACGCGGTCCTGCACCACGAGGGTGTTCTTCAGGAAGATCGCGGAAGAAGAAATTCAGAAGTACGTCGCCGGGGGCGAACCCATGGATAAAGCCGGAGCTTACGCGATCCAGGGTGGAGCTGCCCAATGGGCCGACCGCATGGAGGGGGAGTATTCCAATGTGGTTGGATTACCTCTGCAGTTAATAGCAGAAATGTTAAGAGCCGGCGGGCTCGCCTGA
- the fabZ gene encoding 3-hydroxyacyl-ACP dehydratase FabZ: MSETATSQKADAPAADGQAGLLDITQIQAILPHRYPFLLIDRVLEIERKKKIVAIKNVTINEPFFQGHFPGVPVMPGVLLVEAMAQTGGVLLLTEVADRGDKLIMFTGIERARFRRPVVPGDQVRFEVELLAWKETHGAIIVRMAGKALVEGKLACEGTVSAQLVSRERGRQDSGSASNPNA, encoded by the coding sequence ATGAGTGAGACAGCCACTTCGCAAAAAGCTGACGCGCCCGCGGCCGACGGCCAGGCCGGGCTGCTGGACATCACGCAGATCCAGGCCATTCTGCCGCACCGCTACCCTTTTCTTCTGATTGACCGCGTGCTGGAGATTGAACGCAAGAAGAAAATCGTGGCCATCAAGAACGTCACCATCAATGAGCCGTTCTTCCAGGGACATTTTCCCGGCGTCCCCGTCATGCCCGGCGTGCTGCTGGTGGAGGCCATGGCCCAGACCGGGGGCGTGCTGCTGCTCACCGAAGTAGCGGACCGCGGCGACAAGCTGATTATGTTCACCGGCATTGAGCGGGCGCGCTTCCGCCGGCCGGTGGTGCCCGGCGACCAGGTGCGGTTTGAAGTAGAACTGCTGGCCTGGAAGGAGACGCACGGCGCCATCATCGTGCGCATGGCGGGCAAAGCGCTGGTGGAAGGCAAGCTGGCGTGTGAAGGCACGGTGAGCGCGCAACTGGTCAGCCGCGAACGCGGACGCCAGGATTCCGGTTCGGCGTCCAACCCAAACGCATGA
- a CDS encoding amidohydrolase family protein, with protein MRRLLVVLLLFFSVAAAQSQPAPSIKDFIREQSPVIALEHVRVIDGTGAAARNDQTIVISGGKIAAIGASGSVQVPADAKRMDFSGYSALPGMVGMHDHIFYPAGGGLYHDMPLTFPRLYLAMGVTTIRTTGSIEPYLDLELKKGIDAGKLIGPKINMTGPYLEGEGLPLLQVHGLKDPDDARRTVAYWAEEGARSFKAYNFVTRAELKAAIEEAHKRGIKVTGHLCSIGFREAAELGIDDLEHGLTVDTEFHPDKKPDVCPNPTQAVVAANKLDVNGPEIQATIKVLVQHHVALTSTLPVFEQYVTTRPDEPQKVLDALSEDARKAYQANRTRIAQNKESPWPAMFQKEMEFERAFVKAGGVLLAGLDPTGIGGTIAGYGDQREVELLVEAGFTPLEAIKIATLNGAEFMGEQTHVGSLAVGKQADIMVVKGDPSSAITDIENVEVVFKDGVGWDTKKLVESVRGQVGVR; from the coding sequence ATGCGCCGCCTGCTCGTCGTTCTACTACTGTTTTTCTCAGTTGCCGCCGCTCAGTCACAGCCTGCACCATCCATCAAAGACTTCATCCGCGAACAGTCGCCGGTGATCGCGCTGGAACACGTCCGGGTGATTGACGGCACGGGCGCGGCGGCCAGGAACGATCAGACCATCGTGATCTCGGGCGGGAAGATTGCGGCCATCGGCGCCAGCGGTTCGGTGCAGGTCCCGGCGGACGCCAAGCGGATGGACTTCAGCGGATACTCGGCGTTGCCCGGGATGGTGGGCATGCATGACCACATCTTCTATCCTGCGGGCGGCGGGCTGTACCACGACATGCCGCTTACCTTCCCCCGGCTCTACCTGGCGATGGGCGTCACCACGATTCGCACCACGGGAAGCATTGAACCCTATCTGGACCTGGAGTTGAAGAAAGGCATTGACGCGGGCAAGCTGATCGGCCCCAAGATCAACATGACCGGGCCGTACCTGGAAGGCGAGGGGCTGCCGCTGCTGCAGGTGCACGGCCTGAAAGATCCGGACGACGCGCGCCGCACCGTGGCGTACTGGGCGGAAGAGGGCGCGCGGTCATTCAAAGCCTATAACTTCGTTACCCGCGCCGAACTCAAAGCGGCCATCGAAGAAGCGCACAAGCGCGGGATCAAAGTGACGGGACATTTGTGTTCCATCGGGTTCCGCGAAGCAGCTGAGCTGGGCATTGACGACCTGGAACATGGGCTCACCGTGGATACGGAGTTTCATCCTGACAAGAAGCCGGACGTTTGCCCCAATCCCACGCAGGCCGTGGTCGCGGCGAACAAACTGGACGTGAACGGCCCGGAGATCCAAGCGACGATCAAAGTGCTGGTGCAGCATCACGTGGCATTGACTTCAACCCTGCCGGTGTTTGAGCAATACGTGACCACGCGGCCGGACGAGCCGCAGAAGGTGCTCGACGCGCTGAGCGAGGACGCGCGCAAAGCTTACCAGGCCAACCGCACGCGCATTGCGCAGAACAAAGAAAGCCCTTGGCCGGCGATGTTCCAGAAAGAAATGGAATTTGAACGGGCGTTTGTCAAAGCCGGCGGCGTGCTGCTGGCCGGCCTGGATCCGACGGGCATTGGCGGGACCATCGCCGGTTACGGCGACCAGCGTGAAGTGGAGTTGCTGGTGGAAGCCGGGTTCACGCCGCTGGAAGCTATCAAGATCGCCACGCTCAACGGCGCGGAGTTTATGGGAGAGCAGACGCATGTGGGCTCGCTGGCAGTGGGCAAGCAGGCGGACATTATGGTGGTGAAGGGCGACCCCTCGTCGGCGATCACCGACATTGAGAACGTTGAAGTGGTCTTCAAAGACGGTGTGGGATGGGACACAAAGAAGCTGGTCGAGTCGGTGAGGGGACAGGTGGGCGTAAGGTAG
- the tatA gene encoding twin-arginine translocase TatA/TatE family subunit produces the protein MFGGKIGVPELLIILCIALIFFGPSKLGDLGKGLGDAIKNFKGAMKEGEKDQQPSTPAADKK, from the coding sequence ATGTTTGGTGGAAAAATTGGCGTTCCGGAACTGCTTATCATCCTTTGCATAGCCCTCATTTTCTTCGGCCCCAGCAAGCTCGGCGATCTGGGCAAAGGACTGGGCGACGCGATCAAGAACTTCAAAGGCGCGATGAAAGAAGGCGAGAAAGACCAGCAGCCTTCGACGCCTGCCGCGGACAAGAAATAA
- a CDS encoding M20 family metallopeptidase, which translates to MLETLRRLVEMESPSDNKPALDQLGEYLAQEFERLGGKVTFDRQKDAGDNLKAEFPGTAIPGTADKPVLLLGHFDTVWPLGTLRKMPFRIEGGRAFGPGVYDMKAGITMMLFALRALRTSGAAHRPVTVLLDSDEEVGSATGRPLVEATAKNCEAALVLEPSQGVQGCLKTARKGVGDFTIRVRGRASHAGVDFEKGHSAVVELARQVLEVAKFTDLARGITVNPGVVQGGTRTNVVAAEACAEVDIRIARAADAKELEARFAALKPFDPACTLEVTGGLNRPPMERTEGTVRLFRAAQEQAKKIGMELDEAATGGGSDGNFTSALGVPTLDGLGAVGEGAHAAHESIVLEELPRRTALLTSMIETL; encoded by the coding sequence ATGCTGGAAACGCTCAGACGCCTGGTGGAGATGGAGTCGCCCAGTGACAACAAGCCGGCGCTCGACCAGTTGGGCGAATACCTGGCCCAGGAGTTTGAGCGTCTGGGCGGCAAGGTCACCTTTGATCGGCAAAAGGACGCCGGAGACAACCTGAAAGCTGAGTTCCCCGGCACAGCGATTCCTGGTACGGCCGACAAACCGGTGCTGCTGCTCGGCCACTTTGATACCGTGTGGCCCCTGGGCACGCTCAGGAAGATGCCGTTCCGCATCGAAGGCGGACGCGCTTTCGGCCCCGGCGTCTATGACATGAAAGCCGGCATCACCATGATGCTGTTTGCGCTGCGCGCGTTGCGCACCAGCGGCGCCGCCCATCGCCCGGTGACCGTGCTGCTGGATAGCGACGAAGAAGTCGGCAGCGCGACCGGCCGTCCTCTGGTGGAAGCCACGGCCAAGAATTGCGAGGCCGCGCTGGTCCTGGAGCCGTCGCAAGGCGTGCAAGGCTGCTTGAAGACCGCGCGCAAAGGTGTGGGCGACTTCACCATTCGCGTTCGCGGACGCGCCTCCCACGCCGGCGTGGATTTTGAAAAAGGCCACAGCGCCGTGGTGGAGCTGGCGCGCCAGGTCCTGGAGGTGGCCAAGTTTACTGATCTGGCCCGTGGCATTACGGTAAACCCCGGCGTGGTCCAGGGCGGCACGCGGACCAACGTGGTGGCTGCGGAAGCCTGTGCCGAAGTGGACATTCGCATCGCCCGCGCCGCTGACGCCAAAGAGCTCGAAGCCCGCTTCGCCGCATTGAAGCCGTTCGATCCCGCGTGCACTCTGGAGGTCACCGGAGGGTTGAATCGTCCGCCCATGGAGCGCACGGAAGGGACCGTACGTTTGTTCCGCGCGGCGCAGGAACAGGCGAAAAAGATCGGCATGGAACTGGATGAAGCCGCCACCGGCGGCGGGTCGGACGGCAACTTCACCTCCGCGCTGGGAGTGCCCACACTTGACGGCCTGGGCGCCGTGGGGGAAGGCGCTCATGCCGCGCACGAGTCCATTGTTTTGGAGGAATTGCCCCGGCGCACCGCCCTGCTCACCAGCATGATTGAAACCCTGTAA